The Gouania willdenowi chromosome 3, fGouWil2.1, whole genome shotgun sequence genome includes a region encoding these proteins:
- the ipo7 gene encoding importin-7 → MDPESLVEALRGTMDPNLREAAERRLNEGHSQVNFVSTLLRVTMSDQLDLPVRQAGVIYLKNMITQHWSDGDGSGTETPVNNIPEEDRQFIRDNIVEAIIHSPERIRVQLTTCIHHMIKHDYPGKWTTIVDKIGFYLQSDNSAGWLGILLCLYQLVKNYEYKKPEERQPLVAAMHIFMPMLKDRFIQLLPDHSSDSVLIQKQIFKILYALFQYNLPLELINRQNLTEWMEILKTVVDRDVPPETMQIDEDERPELPWWKCKKWALHILARLFERYGSPGNTTKEYAEFADLFLKEYAVPAQQVLLKVLYQYKENQYVAPRVLQQTLNYINQGIAHAITWKNLKPHIQGIIQDVVFPLMCYTDSDEELWQEDPYEYIRMKFDVFEDFISATTAAQTLLFTACNKRKEVLQKTMGFCYQILTDPATDFRKKDGALHMIGSLAEILLKKKIYKGQMEFMLQNHVFPLFRSELGYMRARACWVLHYFCEVKFKSDQNLQTALELTRLCLINDNEMPVKVEAAIALQVLISNQEKAKEYITPFIRPVMQALLQIVRETENDDLTNVIQKMICEYSEEVTPIAVEMTQHLAMTFNQVIQTGPDEEGGDDKAVTAMGILNTIDTLLSVVEDHKEITQQLEGICLQVIGTVLQQHVLEFYEEILSLAHSLTCQQVSPQMWQLLPLVYEVFQQDGFDYFTDMMPLLHNYVTIDTDTLLSDTKYLEIIYSMCKKVLTGDPGEDPECHAAKLLEVIILQCKGRGIDQVVPLFVASALERLTREVKTSELRTMCLQVAIAALYYSPPLLLNTLENLRFPNNTEPITNHFITQWLKDVDCFLGLHDRKMCILGLCALIDLDHRPQAINQVAGQLLPAAILLFSGLKRAYACRAEHENDEDDDDEGGEDEDEAAELGSDEDDIDEEGQEYLEMLAKHAGEDGDDEDWEEDDAEETALEGYTTAVDDDDNFVDEYQIFKAILQNIQNRDPAWYQALTQVLDEEQGKQLHDIGTLADQRRAAHESKMIEKHGGYKFTAPVVPSTFNFGGTAPGMN, encoded by the exons GGTCACTCCCAGGTAAACTTTGTGTCCACTCTGCTGCGTGTCACCATGTCTGATCAGCTGGATTTGCCAGTCAGACAAGCAG GTGTGATTTACCTTAAAAACATGATAACCCAGCACTGGAGTGATGGAGATGGTTCCGGCACAGAGACGCCCGTTAATAACATCCCGGAGGAGGACAGGCAGTTCATTCGAGACAACATAGTCGAGGCCATCATCCACTCCCCCGAGCGCATCAG GGTCCAGCTGACGACATGTATCCACCACATGATTAAACATGACTACCCCGGCAAGTGGACGACCATTGTGGACAAGATTGGTTTCTATCTGCAGTCCGACAACAGTGCAGGGTGGCTGGGGATCCTGCTCTGTCTCTACCAGCTGGTCAAAAACTATGA ATACAAGAAACCAGAAGAGCGACAACCTCTTGTCGCAGCGATGCACATCTTCATGCCTATGTTGAAAGATCGCTTCATCCAGCTCCTCCCTGACCACTCCAGTGACTCTGTCCTCATCCAGAAACAGATCTTTAAAATCCTCTACGCCCTATTCCAG tacaATCTTCCTCTGGAGCTAATCAACAGACAGAATCTCACAGAATGGATGGAGATCCTGAAGACAGTCGTAGATCGAGATGTTCCTCCG GAGACGATGCAGATCGACGAGGATGAGCGGCCCGAGCTGCCATGGTGGAAGTGTAAGAAATGGGCTCTTCATATTTTGGCACGATTGTTTGAAag ATATGGAAGTCCAGGCAACACAACCAAAGAGTACGCAGAGTTTGCTGACCTTTTCCTGAAGGAGTATGCTGTCCCGGCCCAGCAG GTGCTGCTCAAAGTCTTGTACCAGTACAAGGAAAACCAGTATGTGGCTCCTAGAGTGCTCCAACAGACACTCAACTACATCAACCAGGGCATCGCACATGCTATCACATGGAAGAACCTGAAACCACATATCCAG ggCATAATTCAGGATGTAGTGTTTCCCCTCATGTGCTACACAGACAGCGATGAGGAGTTATGGCAGGAGGATCCCTATGAGTACATACGCATGAAGTTTG atGTATTCGAGGACTTTATTTCTGCCACAACAGCTGCTCAGACGCTCCTTTTCACAGCTTGTAACAAACGAAAAGAG GTTTTGCAAAAAACGATGGGCTTCTGCTACCAGATTCTTACTGATCCTGCCACCGACTTCAGGAAAAAGGATGGGGCCTTACACATGATTGGTTCCTTGGCTGAGATTCTTCTGAAG aaaaaaatatacaagggCCAGATGGAGTTCATGCTGCAGAATCACGTCTTCCCCCTGTTCCGTAGTGAGCTGGGCTACATGAGAGCCAGA GCTTGTTGGGTACTGCATTACTTTTGCGAGGTGaagtttaaaagtgaccagaACCTGCAGACGGCGCTGGAGCTGACTCGTCTTTGTCTAATCAATGACAACGAGATGCCCGTTAAGGTGGAGGCTGCAATAGCTCTGCAAGTGCTCATCAGCAATCAGGAAAAAG CCAAAGAATACATCACGCCATTTATCCGGCCTGTGATGCAGGCACTGCTGCAAATAGTCAGGGAGACGGAGAATGATGATCTCACCAATGTCATTCAAAAGATGATCTGTGAATACAGTGAGGAGGTCACACCTATAGCAGTAGAGATGACGCAGCACCTG GCAATGACGTTCAACCAGGTGATTCAGACTGGCCCTGATGAGGAGGGAGGTGATGACAAAGCTGTGACAGCCATGGGCATCCTAAACACCATCGACACATTGTTAAGTGTGGTGGAGGACCACAAAGAG ATCACACAGCAGCTGGAGGGCATCTGCCTGCAGGTGATCGGCACTGTGCTTCAGCAGCACGTACTGG AGTTTTATGAAGAGATCTTGTCCTTGGCTCACAGTCTCACCTGCCAGCAGGTCTCGCCACAGATGTGGCAGCTTCTTCCACTGGTGTATGAAGTCTTCCAGCAGGATGGGTTTGACTACTTCACTG ATATGATGCCCCTCCTTCACAACTACGTGACTATTGACACAGACACTCTCCTTTCTGACACCAAATACCTGGAGATCATCTACAGCATGTGCAAGAAG GTTCTGACAGGGGATCCCGGTGAGGACCCAGAGTGTCACGCAGCCAAGCTATTAGAGGTGATCATTCTGCAGTGCAAAGGTCGTGGCATTGATCAG GTTGTGCCCTTGTTTGTGGCGTCTGCGTTGGAGCGTTTAACACGAGAGGTAAAAACCAGTGAGTTAAGGACAATGTGCCTCCAAGTGGCCATCGCTGCGCTTTACTACAGCCCCCCTCTTCTCCTCAACACACTGGAGAATCTCCGCTTCCCCAACAACACGGAGCCAATCACCAACCACTTCATCACCCAGTGGCTCAAAGATGTCGACTGCTTCCTTGG CCTCCACGACAGGAAGATGTGCATTCTGGGACTTTGTGCTCTCATTGATCTGGACCACAGGCCTCAGGCCATAAACCAGGTAGCAGGTCAGCTCCTCCCAGCAGCCATTCTACTATTCAGTGGACTCAAGAGAGCTTACGCCTGCCGAGCAGAGCACGAAAATGACGAagacgatgatgatgaaggcggggaggatgaggatgaagcTG CTGAGCTTGGGAGCGACGAAGATGACATTGATGAGGAAGGTCAGGAGTACCTGGAGATGCTGGCGAAGCACGCAGGAGAGGACGGAGATGATGAAGACTGGGAGGAGGATGATGCTGAGGAGACTGCACTGGAGGGCTACACTACAGCTGTAGATGACGACGACAACTTTGTGGACGAGTATCAGATTTTCAAAGCCATATTACAGA ATATCCAGAACCGCGATCCAGCCTGGTACCAGGCATTGACACAAGTTCTGGACGAGGAACAAGGCAAACAGCTTCATGACATCGGCACACTCGCAGATCAGAGACGAGCAGCACATG AATCAAAGATGATTGAGAAACACGGGGGTTACAAGTTCACAGCACCTGTCGTACCATCTACTTTCAACTTTGGAGGCACTGCTCCAGGAATGAATTGA